A stretch of Crossiella cryophila DNA encodes these proteins:
- a CDS encoding permease encodes MTPVSTVATETAEPTGHKPRGRGITSLEILCGVLLLAIVFQGQIASLLTDERIRTASTVFISVCIQAMPFLVLGVLISGAIAAFVSPERLRKLLPGNQALAVPVAGLAGVALPGCECSAVPVSGRLMQQGVRPAVALTFLLAAPAVNPIVLGSTAVAFQGEPLMVVARFVGSLATALVMGWLWVRIGKTEWIAERALRRYERPAGTSRWGVFAETARHDLVEAGGFLVIGGIIAAVLKVTASDFFSSLSGQIVLGVLVMAVAAVVMALCSEADALVAASMSALPLLPRLVFLVVGPAVDVKLIALQAGTFGRKFVVRFAPLTFLVAILCGVGAFLLVFGEVR; translated from the coding sequence ATGACTCCCGTGAGCACCGTTGCGACCGAGACGGCCGAGCCCACCGGGCACAAGCCACGGGGCCGGGGCATCACCTCGCTGGAAATCCTCTGCGGGGTCCTGCTGCTGGCCATCGTGTTCCAAGGGCAGATCGCCTCCCTGCTGACCGACGAGCGGATCCGCACCGCCTCCACGGTGTTCATCTCCGTCTGCATCCAGGCCATGCCGTTCCTGGTGCTGGGGGTGCTGATCAGCGGCGCGATCGCGGCCTTCGTCTCCCCGGAGCGGCTGCGCAAGCTGCTGCCCGGCAACCAGGCCCTCGCGGTGCCGGTGGCCGGGCTGGCCGGGGTGGCACTGCCCGGCTGCGAGTGCAGCGCGGTGCCGGTCTCGGGCAGGCTCATGCAGCAGGGCGTGCGGCCCGCGGTCGCGCTGACCTTCCTGCTGGCCGCGCCCGCGGTGAACCCGATCGTGCTCGGCTCCACCGCCGTGGCCTTCCAGGGCGAGCCGCTGATGGTGGTGGCCCGCTTCGTCGGCTCGCTGGCCACCGCGCTGGTCATGGGCTGGCTGTGGGTGCGCATCGGCAAGACCGAGTGGATCGCCGAACGCGCGCTGCGCCGCTACGAACGCCCGGCCGGGACCTCCCGCTGGGGCGTCTTCGCCGAGACCGCCCGGCACGACCTGGTCGAGGCAGGCGGGTTCCTGGTCATCGGCGGCATCATCGCCGCGGTGCTCAAGGTCACCGCGTCCGACTTCTTCAGCTCGCTCTCCGGCCAGATCGTGCTCGGCGTGCTGGTCATGGCGGTGGCCGCGGTGGTCATGGCGCTGTGCAGCGAGGCCGACGCGCTGGTCGCGGCCAGCATGTCCGCGCTGCCGCTGCTGCCCCGGCTGGTGTTCCTGGTGGTCGGACCCGCGGTCGACGTCAAGCTGATCGCGCTGCAGGCCGGTACCTTCGGCCGCAAGTTCGTCGTGCGGTTCGCGCCGCTGACCTTCCTGGTGGCGATCCTGTGCGGGGTCGGCGCCTTCCTGCTCGTCTTCGGTGAGGTGCGCTGA
- a CDS encoding TIGR03943 family putative permease subunit, with protein sequence MRRETQNVLLVLLGGALLKIALNGQYLRYVKPSFLPFLIAAAVVMLGLAFVAITQDIIRMRHKDKPVPVPVCAEGAQPAAAESGHEHDHGHEHGRSRSPWFLLLPVLTIFLIAPPALGAASVNPNDTRTVTEPSKRNGSANFEPLPAGPVIPMKMTDFLTRVVWDDSGTLNGREVRLTGFMYRDKGVSYLTRMVIGCCAADAQPMKVRLDGPRAGEVKEIPMDSWLELTGKVQPGTATEANAYTPAFDVSEIKPIPAPAEQYES encoded by the coding sequence ATGCGACGCGAGACGCAGAACGTCCTGCTGGTGCTGCTCGGCGGCGCCCTGCTGAAGATCGCGCTCAACGGCCAGTACCTGCGCTACGTCAAACCCTCGTTCCTGCCGTTCCTGATCGCCGCCGCGGTGGTCATGCTGGGCCTGGCCTTCGTGGCCATCACCCAGGACATCATCCGCATGCGGCACAAGGACAAGCCGGTCCCGGTCCCGGTCTGCGCCGAGGGCGCCCAGCCCGCCGCGGCCGAGTCCGGGCACGAGCATGACCACGGGCACGAGCACGGCAGATCACGCAGCCCCTGGTTCCTGCTGCTGCCGGTGCTGACCATCTTCCTGATCGCCCCGCCCGCACTCGGCGCGGCCTCGGTCAACCCGAACGACACCCGCACCGTCACCGAACCCAGCAAACGCAACGGCAGCGCCAACTTCGAGCCCCTGCCCGCCGGTCCGGTGATCCCGATGAAGATGACCGACTTCCTGACCAGGGTGGTGTGGGACGACTCGGGCACGCTCAACGGGCGCGAGGTCCGGCTCACCGGGTTCATGTACCGGGACAAGGGCGTGAGCTACCTGACCCGGATGGTGATCGGCTGCTGCGCGGCCGACGCCCAGCCGATGAAGGTCCGCCTGGACGGCCCGCGCGCCGGCGAGGTCAAGGAGATCCCGATGGACTCCTGGCTGGAGCTGACCGGCAAAGTGCAACCCGGCACGGCCACCGAGGCCAACGCCTACACCCCCGCTTTCGACGTGAGCGAGATCAAGCCGATCCCCGCTCCCGCCGAACAGTACGAATCCTGA
- a CDS encoding alpha/beta fold hydrolase gives MRVTLRRPVAIAAVLALVVVASPAATAAPATAAPAPEAPGGVAGVAVPSLNWQDCGTGDGFQCATAQVPLDYRDLSAGTLSLALARRPASKPEQRIGSLLVNPGGPGGSGVGFARGVVEELPAAVAERFDVVGFDPRGVGLSSALACLDPEQTRAAFARMTAARRPGDFERGQAFAAEFHAGCQARSGALLPYVGTEYVARDIDVLRAALGDAKLNYYGVSFGTYIGTVYANLFPKNFRVLALDGGYDPESYANDPYRYDLGQFRATEAAFNRFLDWCAKTPDKCKFGNGNPGQAFDKLVADLDRDPVKDAEGKVTANGASLAYRIIFAVNGGSPSWPTLGTQLAEAQTRTGRLLRPIAANAAFFAANTAVECADRVYPKSTLQLRARLAIAAAVAPRLGPVAAYGTPGYDHSHAAVCQQWPAKQASRYAGPWSAKGSDPILVIGTTGDPDTPYQDSVVLSRTLRNARLLTFVGEGHSGMSNSACARQATADYLVSKKLPARGARCEDDPAPA, from the coding sequence ATGCGGGTGACCCTGCGCCGCCCGGTGGCCATCGCCGCCGTGCTGGCCCTCGTTGTCGTGGCCAGCCCGGCCGCGACCGCCGCGCCCGCGACCGCCGCGCCCGCGCCCGAGGCCCCCGGCGGCGTCGCCGGCGTGGCCGTGCCCAGCCTGAACTGGCAGGACTGTGGCACCGGCGACGGCTTCCAGTGCGCCACCGCCCAGGTGCCCCTGGACTACCGCGACCTGTCCGCCGGCACCCTGTCCCTCGCCCTGGCGCGCCGCCCGGCGAGCAAGCCGGAGCAGCGGATCGGCTCGCTGCTGGTCAACCCCGGCGGTCCCGGCGGCTCCGGCGTCGGCTTCGCCCGCGGCGTGGTCGAGGAACTGCCCGCGGCGGTGGCCGAACGCTTCGACGTGGTCGGCTTCGACCCGCGCGGCGTCGGCCTCAGCTCCGCGCTGGCCTGCCTGGACCCCGAACAGACCCGCGCGGCCTTCGCCCGGATGACCGCCGCCCGCCGCCCCGGCGACTTCGAGCGCGGCCAGGCCTTCGCCGCCGAGTTCCACGCAGGCTGCCAGGCCCGCAGCGGGGCGCTGCTGCCGTACGTGGGCACCGAGTACGTGGCCCGCGACATCGACGTGCTGCGCGCGGCACTGGGCGACGCCAAGCTCAACTACTACGGCGTCTCCTTCGGTACCTACATCGGCACCGTCTACGCCAACCTGTTCCCGAAGAACTTCCGGGTGCTGGCCCTGGACGGCGGCTACGACCCGGAGTCCTACGCCAACGACCCGTACCGCTACGACCTGGGCCAGTTCCGCGCCACCGAGGCCGCCTTCAATCGCTTCCTGGACTGGTGCGCCAAGACCCCGGACAAGTGCAAGTTCGGCAACGGCAACCCCGGCCAGGCCTTCGACAAGCTGGTCGCCGACCTGGACCGCGACCCGGTCAAGGACGCCGAGGGCAAGGTGACCGCCAACGGCGCCAGCCTGGCCTACCGGATCATCTTCGCGGTCAACGGCGGCAGCCCCAGCTGGCCGACCCTGGGCACCCAGCTCGCCGAGGCGCAGACCCGCACCGGCAGGCTGCTGCGCCCCATCGCCGCCAACGCCGCGTTCTTCGCCGCCAACACCGCGGTGGAATGCGCCGACCGCGTCTACCCCAAGAGCACCCTCCAGCTGCGCGCCCGCCTGGCCATCGCGGCCGCGGTGGCCCCGCGCCTGGGCCCGGTCGCCGCCTACGGCACCCCCGGCTACGACCACTCGCACGCCGCGGTCTGCCAGCAGTGGCCCGCCAAGCAGGCCAGCCGCTACGCCGGTCCCTGGTCGGCGAAGGGCTCGGACCCGATCCTGGTCATCGGCACCACCGGCGACCCGGACACCCCGTACCAGGACTCGGTGGTGCTGTCCCGGACGCTGCGCAACGCCCGGCTGCTCACCTTCGTCGGCGAGGGCCACAGCGGAATGAGCAACAGCGCCTGCGCCCGGCAGGCCACCGCGGACTACCTGGTGAGCAAGAAGCTCCCGGCCCGCGGCGCCCGCTGCGAGGACGACCCGGCACCCGCGTGA
- a CDS encoding Fur family transcriptional regulator, translated as MTVSERPAAVPGLRSTRQRAAVSKLLDQVDEFRSAQEIHEELRRRGEGIGLTTVYRTLQSLAEVGELDVLRTDSGEAIYRRCSQHHHHHLVCRRCGRTVEVEGPDVEKWTERVAAEHGFGEVSHTVEIFGTCADCTRG; from the coding sequence GTGACAGTGAGCGAACGACCGGCCGCGGTTCCCGGACTGCGCTCGACCCGGCAGCGTGCCGCGGTGTCGAAGCTGCTGGACCAGGTGGACGAGTTCCGGTCGGCCCAGGAGATCCACGAGGAGCTGCGCCGGCGCGGCGAGGGCATCGGGCTGACCACGGTCTACCGCACGTTGCAGAGCCTGGCCGAGGTCGGCGAGCTGGACGTGCTGCGCACCGACTCGGGCGAGGCGATCTACCGGCGTTGTTCCCAGCACCACCATCACCACCTGGTGTGCCGCCGCTGTGGCCGCACCGTGGAGGTGGAGGGGCCGGATGTGGAGAAGTGGACCGAGCGGGTGGCGGCCGAACACGGGTTCGGCGAGGTCAGCCACACCGTGGAGATCTTCGGCACCTGCGCCGACTGCACCAGGGGCTGA
- a CDS encoding ArsR/SmtB family transcription factor, translating into MADDHVHSPDRAPVPPAPQRSGDVLAMAGDLLRALAAPVRIAIVLQLRASERCVHELVDALGVAQPLISQHLRVLKSAGVVRGERHGREVVYRLVDEHLSHIVVDAVAHVEEGQ; encoded by the coding sequence CTGGCCGATGACCATGTGCACTCCCCCGATCGTGCGCCGGTGCCGCCCGCCCCGCAGCGTTCGGGTGACGTGCTGGCCATGGCCGGTGACCTGCTGCGCGCGCTGGCCGCGCCGGTCCGGATCGCCATCGTGCTGCAGCTGCGGGCCTCGGAACGGTGCGTGCACGAGCTGGTCGACGCCCTGGGCGTGGCCCAGCCGTTGATCAGTCAGCACCTGCGGGTGCTCAAGTCCGCCGGGGTCGTACGCGGGGAGCGGCACGGCCGGGAAGTGGTGTACCGCCTGGTGGACGAGCATCTCTCGCACATCGTGGTGGACGCGGTCGCGCACGTCGAGGAGGGGCAGTGA
- a CDS encoding DUF6703 family protein — protein sequence MSGSQSQPGRTTGAGPRKSLPPPVAFLVVAAVFAAGVITGGVIGAVLLAALGLFVLAMVVSTWSRLRTPDRVLRIVVLAILVGVIVSLFR from the coding sequence GTGAGCGGGTCGCAGTCTCAGCCTGGCCGGACCACCGGTGCCGGGCCGCGCAAGTCCTTGCCGCCGCCGGTGGCGTTCCTGGTGGTGGCGGCGGTGTTCGCGGCCGGGGTCATCACCGGCGGGGTGATCGGGGCGGTGTTGCTGGCCGCGCTGGGGTTGTTCGTGCTGGCCATGGTGGTCAGCACCTGGTCCCGGTTGCGGACGCCGGATCGGGTGTTGCGGATCGTGGTGCTGGCCATCCTGGTTGGGGTGATCGTTTCGCTTTTCCGCTAG
- a CDS encoding antibiotic biosynthesis monooxygenase family protein gives MLLVCRFAVPEAEVEDFLARAKHALELLTAGPHCRRGRLSRATDEADRWVLIAEFDSVPAYRRALSPFEVREHVIPLLSQALADEPAAYEELWDVTGGVAERRDSLVAKDAGTVRLGEAGGPATPRH, from the coding sequence GTGCTGCTCGTCTGCCGGTTCGCCGTGCCCGAGGCCGAGGTCGAGGACTTCCTGGCCAGGGCCAAACACGCCCTGGAACTGCTCACCGCGGGCCCGCACTGCCGCCGCGGCAGGCTGAGCCGGGCCACCGACGAGGCGGACCGCTGGGTGCTGATCGCCGAATTCGACTCCGTCCCCGCCTACCGCAGGGCACTGTCCCCCTTCGAGGTCCGCGAACACGTCATCCCCCTGCTCTCCCAGGCATTGGCGGATGAACCCGCGGCCTACGAGGAGCTGTGGGACGTCACCGGAGGCGTCGCCGAACGCCGCGACAGCCTGGTCGCCAAGGACGCGGGCACGGTCCGCCTTGGCGAGGCAGGCGGCCCGGCAACTCCCCGCCACTAG
- a CDS encoding class F sortase, translating to MTASSAPTTVTTPPPGQRPGTIRLAAGGSARLVRREITPDGTLPIPESLDEAAWWGVGLGAPNGAAVLSGHVNWRGRTGPFDELWRAERGQPVTISDAAGLRWTYRVTEILTLHKDELPRHAERLFNARGPHRVVLVTCGGDFVGGTDGYRDNRIVVAEPVSPQAHLN from the coding sequence GTGACCGCCAGCAGCGCGCCGACGACGGTCACCACACCGCCGCCGGGGCAACGGCCGGGCACCATCCGGCTCGCCGCGGGCGGCAGCGCACGGCTGGTGCGTCGGGAGATCACTCCCGACGGCACCCTGCCCATCCCGGAAAGCCTCGACGAGGCCGCCTGGTGGGGCGTCGGCCTGGGCGCGCCGAACGGGGCCGCGGTGCTCTCCGGCCACGTCAACTGGCGTGGCCGCACCGGACCGTTCGACGAGCTGTGGCGCGCCGAGCGCGGTCAGCCGGTGACGATCTCCGACGCCGCAGGTCTGCGCTGGACCTACCGCGTCACCGAGATCCTCACCCTGCACAAGGACGAGCTGCCCCGGCACGCCGAACGGCTGTTCAACGCGCGCGGACCACACCGGGTCGTGCTCGTCACCTGTGGCGGGGACTTCGTCGGTGGCACCGACGGCTACCGCGACAATCGCATCGTGGTGGCCGAACCCGTGTCGCCACAGGCACACCTCAACTGA
- a CDS encoding FAD-binding protein yields MSVAQPVTATQPDQAAAPPPAWLAELEQRATHWSGDLTVDPAAREAAATDAGNLDHRRPAAVFRAGTAEAVAELLRHTGARGIPVAVRGAGHCLSGHALTDGVVLTLVGGLGRIGEVDTEGVIQVGAAVMLADLDAAAFAAGYRPAAGLPDYHGLTVGGVLAVGGISAWWREGTLADRVRRLRVVTGRGEILLASAAEHRDLFEAALAGLGAVGVITDAWLELTPAQPRVQLDLLDYAAAATAFAAMDCLMDNEAADEVYLWVQRPGTGGRPGATFQVHAYQHTDRHETQPLPVEPEPEHRLTQLVTYPERSRMITEMFDSFRTSLSWDDTTKLWDDVLLSGQHAEHYLTRRVAAFTPADWATEIPQFVLAFPHRRSAFTRPAFAVPAGDSDRIVLVDTLRDRGLPGADPSWTATVRGSRRGAHEQARADGGVAYPIWGCWDGVWPHAVRLGEHWRDFAETVARYNPHLQLNQGTGLPAAIRAELGR; encoded by the coding sequence ATGAGCGTGGCCCAACCCGTGACGGCGACCCAGCCCGACCAGGCCGCTGCTCCGCCCCCGGCCTGGCTGGCCGAGCTGGAACAACGCGCCACCCACTGGTCCGGCGACCTCACCGTCGACCCGGCCGCCCGCGAGGCCGCGGCCACCGACGCCGGCAACCTCGACCACCGGCGCCCCGCCGCGGTGTTCCGCGCCGGAACCGCCGAGGCCGTGGCGGAACTGCTGCGGCACACCGGCGCGCGCGGCATCCCGGTCGCGGTCCGCGGCGCCGGCCACTGCCTGTCCGGGCACGCCCTCACCGACGGTGTGGTGCTCACCCTCGTCGGCGGCCTCGGCCGGATCGGCGAGGTCGACACCGAGGGCGTCATCCAGGTCGGCGCCGCGGTCATGCTCGCCGACCTGGACGCCGCGGCCTTCGCCGCGGGCTACCGCCCGGCCGCAGGCCTGCCCGACTACCACGGACTGACCGTCGGCGGCGTGCTCGCGGTCGGCGGCATCTCCGCGTGGTGGCGCGAAGGCACCCTGGCCGACCGGGTCCGCCGCCTCCGGGTGGTCACCGGCCGCGGCGAGATCCTGCTCGCCTCGGCCGCCGAACACCGCGACCTGTTCGAGGCCGCGCTGGCCGGACTCGGCGCCGTCGGCGTGATCACCGACGCCTGGCTCGAACTGACCCCGGCCCAGCCGCGCGTGCAACTGGACCTGCTGGACTACGCCGCCGCCGCGACCGCCTTCGCCGCCATGGACTGCCTCATGGACAACGAGGCCGCCGACGAGGTCTACCTGTGGGTCCAACGACCCGGCACCGGCGGCAGGCCCGGCGCGACCTTCCAGGTGCACGCCTACCAGCACACCGACCGCCACGAGACACAGCCGCTGCCGGTGGAACCGGAACCGGAGCATCGCCTGACGCAGTTGGTGACCTACCCCGAACGCAGCCGGATGATCACCGAGATGTTCGACAGTTTCCGCACCTCACTTTCCTGGGACGACACCACAAAGCTCTGGGACGACGTGCTGCTGTCCGGCCAGCACGCCGAGCACTACCTGACCCGCCGGGTCGCCGCGTTCACCCCGGCGGACTGGGCCACCGAGATCCCGCAGTTCGTGCTCGCTTTCCCGCACCGCAGGTCCGCCTTCACCCGCCCGGCATTCGCCGTGCCGGCCGGGGACAGCGACCGGATCGTGCTGGTCGACACCCTCCGCGACCGCGGCCTGCCCGGCGCCGACCCGTCCTGGACCGCCACCGTGCGCGGCAGCAGGCGGGGCGCGCACGAACAGGCACGCGCCGACGGGGGCGTGGCCTACCCGATCTGGGGTTGCTGGGACGGGGTGTGGCCACATGCGGTGCGGCTCGGGGAGCACTGGCGCGACTTCGCGGAGACGGTCGCGCGATACAACCCGCACCTGCAGCTCAACCAGGGGACGGGGCTGCCCGCGGCGATCCGGGCTGAACTGGGGCGTTGA
- a CDS encoding acyl-CoA thioesterase, translating into MGIGVRAYELDSLGHVNGAVYLQYAEHVRWECLLAAGIGLEALRELGVAPVRIEETIRYHRELRAGDQVELDCVFEWGQGKVFRVRQEVRRGAELVAEVVNVGGVLDLGTRRLVADPEAVFRRLAVVPELVGL; encoded by the coding sequence GTGGGGATCGGGGTCCGGGCTTATGAGTTGGACTCGTTGGGGCACGTGAACGGGGCGGTGTATTTGCAGTACGCCGAGCACGTGCGGTGGGAGTGTCTGCTGGCGGCGGGGATCGGCCTGGAGGCGTTGCGGGAGTTGGGGGTCGCGCCGGTGCGGATCGAGGAGACCATTCGGTATCACCGGGAACTTCGGGCGGGCGACCAGGTTGAGTTGGACTGCGTGTTCGAGTGGGGGCAGGGGAAGGTCTTCCGGGTGCGGCAGGAGGTTCGGCGCGGAGCGGAACTCGTTGCCGAAGTGGTGAATGTGGGCGGGGTGCTGGATCTGGGGACCCGACGGCTGGTGGCGGATCCGGAGGCGGTGTTTCGGAGGCTGGCGGTGGTGCCGGAGTTGGTTGGGTTGTAG
- a CDS encoding glycine--tRNA ligase, translating to MSADRIDTVVNLCKRRGFVYPCGEIYGGTRSAWDYGPLGVELKDNIKRQWWKFMVQGREDVVGLDSSVILPREVWKASGHVNAFHDPLVECTSCHKRFRADQLAEEYAERTGKPTTEDDITDVPCPNCGTRGQYTAPREFNMMLKTHLGPVETEEGLHYLRPETAQGIFINFLNVQTTSRKKPPFGIGQIGKSFRNEITPGNFIFRTREFEQMEMEFFVEPGTDEEWHQYWIDERTRWYTELGIAKDNLRIYDHPQEKLSHYSKRTADIEYRFQFAGQEWGELEGIANRTDFDLGTHSNHSGVDLSYFDQATNSRYRPFVIEPAAGVGRPMMAFLLEAYHEDEAPNAKGGVDKRVVLKLDRRLAPVKAAVLPLSRNADLSPKARDLATALRRNWNIDFDDAGAIGRRYRRQDEIGTPFCVTVDFDTLTDHAVTVRERDTMSQERISIDQIEAYLAARLLGC from the coding sequence GTGTCGGCCGATCGGATTGATACCGTCGTCAACCTCTGCAAGCGCCGAGGCTTCGTCTACCCCTGTGGGGAGATCTACGGCGGTACGAGGTCGGCCTGGGACTACGGGCCGCTCGGCGTGGAGTTGAAGGACAACATCAAGCGCCAGTGGTGGAAGTTCATGGTGCAGGGGCGTGAGGACGTCGTTGGACTGGACTCCTCGGTGATTCTTCCCCGTGAGGTGTGGAAGGCATCCGGGCACGTCAACGCCTTCCACGACCCGCTGGTGGAGTGCACCTCCTGCCACAAGCGGTTCCGGGCGGACCAGCTTGCCGAGGAGTACGCCGAGCGCACCGGCAAGCCCACCACCGAGGACGACATCACCGACGTCCCGTGTCCGAACTGCGGCACCCGCGGCCAGTACACCGCGCCCCGCGAGTTCAACATGATGCTCAAGACCCACCTCGGCCCCGTGGAGACCGAGGAAGGCCTGCACTACCTGCGCCCCGAGACCGCGCAGGGCATCTTCATCAACTTCCTCAACGTGCAGACGACCTCGCGCAAGAAGCCGCCGTTCGGCATCGGCCAGATCGGCAAGTCCTTCCGCAACGAGATCACCCCCGGCAACTTCATCTTCCGGACCCGCGAGTTCGAGCAGATGGAGATGGAGTTCTTCGTCGAGCCCGGCACCGACGAGGAATGGCACCAGTACTGGATCGACGAGCGCACCCGCTGGTACACCGAGCTGGGCATCGCCAAGGACAACCTGCGGATCTACGACCACCCGCAGGAGAAGCTGTCCCACTACTCCAAGCGCACCGCCGACATCGAGTACCGGTTCCAGTTCGCCGGTCAGGAGTGGGGCGAGCTGGAGGGCATCGCCAACCGCACCGACTTCGACCTGGGCACCCACAGCAACCACTCGGGTGTGGACCTGTCCTACTTCGACCAGGCCACCAACTCCCGCTACCGGCCGTTCGTGATCGAGCCCGCCGCCGGTGTCGGCCGTCCGATGATGGCCTTCCTGCTGGAGGCCTACCACGAGGACGAGGCCCCCAACGCCAAGGGCGGCGTGGACAAGCGGGTCGTGCTCAAGCTGGACCGCAGGCTCGCGCCGGTCAAGGCCGCCGTGCTGCCGCTGTCCCGCAACGCCGACCTCTCGCCCAAGGCCCGTGACCTGGCCACCGCGCTGCGCCGGAACTGGAACATCGACTTCGACGACGCGGGCGCCATCGGCCGCCGCTACCGCCGCCAGGACGAGATCGGCACCCCGTTCTGCGTCACCGTCGACTTCGACACCCTCACCGACCACGCGGTGACCGTGCGCGAGCGCGACACCATGAGCCAGGAGCGGATCTCGATCGACCAGATCGAGGCCTACCTGGCCGCGCGGCTGCTCGGCTGCTGA
- a CDS encoding Type 1 glutamine amidotransferase-like domain-containing protein, which yields MPAEQPTILATSGGLRRGHRTDLEFAPLLTYAVDLAGVEGRRPKLCHIGTALGDQRGFNATFAEAGEVAGVEVVHLNLFPMPPTADLLDYVLSCDVVWVGGGSVANLLAVWRVHGLDSVLREAWLRGVVLTGVSAGSLCWHVGGPTDSFGPELRIVTDGLGFLPYGNGVHFDSEAARRPAVLGAVANGVIPDTYCTDDGTGLLYRGIEPVEAVSERKNAGVYLVRREDEGSAVEHALDVRRL from the coding sequence ATGCCTGCTGAGCAACCGACGATCCTGGCCACCTCGGGTGGTCTGCGCCGTGGTCACCGCACCGATCTGGAGTTCGCGCCGCTGTTGACCTACGCGGTGGATCTGGCCGGGGTCGAAGGCAGGCGCCCGAAGTTGTGCCACATCGGCACGGCGCTTGGTGATCAGCGGGGATTCAACGCGACCTTCGCCGAGGCCGGGGAGGTCGCCGGGGTCGAGGTGGTGCACCTGAACCTGTTCCCGATGCCGCCGACGGCTGATCTGCTCGACTACGTGCTGTCCTGCGATGTGGTGTGGGTGGGCGGGGGTTCGGTGGCGAACCTGCTCGCGGTGTGGCGGGTGCACGGGCTGGATTCGGTGTTGCGGGAGGCGTGGCTGCGCGGGGTGGTGCTGACCGGGGTGAGCGCGGGCTCGTTGTGCTGGCACGTGGGCGGGCCGACCGATTCCTTCGGGCCGGAGCTGCGGATCGTCACCGACGGGCTGGGTTTCCTGCCCTATGGCAACGGGGTGCACTTCGACTCCGAGGCGGCGCGGCGGCCGGCGGTGCTGGGCGCGGTGGCCAACGGGGTCATCCCGGACACCTACTGCACCGATGACGGGACCGGGTTGCTCTACCGCGGCATCGAGCCGGTCGAGGCAGTCTCCGAACGCAAGAACGCCGGTGTCTACCTGGTACGACGCGAGGACGAGGGCTCGGCGGTGGAGCACGCCCTGGACGTCCGCCGCCTCTGA
- a CDS encoding MarR family winged helix-turn-helix transcriptional regulator has protein sequence MNEPRWLSEAELRMWITFVEATHLLERRLEHQLQTDGGLSHAQYDVLSTLSAAPGRRMRMTELAGRTVVSKSGLTYQVSRLEKAGLVRRESCATDERGVVAVLTDTGQRLLDKIAPGHVDTVRDYLIDLMTPEQRAVVDEVMTAVRERVRKAEHP, from the coding sequence ATGAACGAGCCCCGCTGGCTGTCCGAGGCCGAGCTGCGGATGTGGATCACTTTTGTCGAGGCCACCCATCTACTGGAACGCAGGCTGGAACACCAGCTGCAGACCGACGGCGGGCTCTCCCACGCCCAGTACGACGTGCTCTCCACCCTGTCCGCGGCCCCCGGCAGGCGCATGCGGATGACCGAACTGGCCGGCCGCACCGTGGTCTCCAAGAGCGGCCTCACCTACCAGGTCAGCCGCCTGGAGAAAGCCGGGCTGGTGCGCCGGGAATCCTGCGCCACCGACGAACGCGGCGTCGTCGCCGTGCTCACCGACACCGGCCAGCGCCTGCTCGACAAGATCGCCCCCGGCCACGTTGACACCGTCCGGGACTACCTCATCGACCTCATGACCCCCGAGCAACGGGCCGTGGTCGACGAGGTCATGACCGCTGTGCGCGAACGCGTCCGCAAGGCCGAGCACCCCTGA